In Pseudomonas sp. HR96, the DNA window GCGGCATGCCGGACATCGAGGCGCCGACGCTCAAGCCGCTGCTGCGCAGCATGGCGCGGCTTAGCCGCCATGAGGACATGCCCGGCCTGTACTACGACACGGTGCAGGGCACCCTGGGCCTGCGCGAGCAGATCGCCCGCCTGCTGCTCGACTCCGGCTGCAACCTGGGCGCCGCCGACCTGGTGATCACCACCGGGTGCCACGAAGCGCTGTCGAGCAGCATCCGCGCGGTGTGCGAGCCGGGGGACATCGTCGCGGTGGACTCGCCAAGCTTCTTCGGCGCCATGCAGACGCTCAAGGGCCTGGGCATGAAGGCCCTGGAAATCCCCACCGACCCTATCACCGGCATCAGCCTGGAAGCCCTGGAGCTGGCGCTGGAACAGTGGCCGGTCAAAGCCATTCAGCTGACTCCCAGCTGCAACAACCCGCTGGGCTATGTCATGCCCGAATCGCGCAAGCGTGCCTTGCTGACCCTGGCGCAGCGCTATGACGTGGCCATCATCGAGGACGATGTCTACGGCGAACTGGCTTTCAGCTACCCACGACCGCGCACCATCAAGTCGTTCGACGAGGACGGCCGCGTGCTGCTGTGCAGCTCGTTTTCCAAGACCCTGGCCCCCGGCCTGCGCATTGGCTGGGTGGCGCCTGGGCGTTACCTGGAGCGGGTGCTGCACATGAAATACATCAGCACCGGCTGCACCGCCACCCAGCCGCAGCTGGCCATCGCCGACTTCATCAAGGACGGCCACTACGAGCCGCACGTGCGGCGCATGCGCGCCCAGTACCAGCGAAGCCGCGACCTGATGACCGATTGGGTGATGCGCTACTTCCCTGCCGGCACCCGCGCCAGCCGGCCCCAGGGCGGCTTCATGCTGTGGATAGAATTGCCCGAGGGCTTCGATACCCTGCGCCTGAACCGCGCGCTGCTCGAGCAGCAGGTGCAGGTGGCCGTGGGCAGCATCTTTTCGGCGTCGGGCAAGTACCGCAACTGCCTGCGCATGAATTTCGCCAGCAAGCCCGACGCCAGCATCGAGCAGGCCGTGCGCAGGGTTGGCGAAACCGCCACACGCCTGCTTGCAGAAATGCAACGCGGCATCGAGTAACCTTTCGTCCGGGCGGCCGCACAGGTTGCAGGGGAACTGGTGAAAGGATGAGGTCTGTGGTGAACGCCCGGCTGTGCTGGTGGTATTGCTTGATGCTGTCTGCAGCCTTGACGCTGGGTGGCTGCGCCAGCGTCAACGGTCCGCGCCAGCCCAGCGTCGCCATCCCGGCCGCCGACTCGCCGTTCGGCCGCTCGCTGCAGGCCCAGGTCGACAGCCACGGCGGCCGTTCCGGCTTTCGCCTGCTGCCCAACAGCGGCGAGGCCTTTCGCGCCCGCGCCGAGCTGATTCGCAACGCGCAGAAAAGCCTCGACCTGCAGTACTACATCGTCCACGACGGGGTCAGCACCCGCGCGCTGGTCGATGAATTGCTCAAGGCCGCCGACCGCGGCGTGCGCGTGCGCATCCTGCTCGACGACCTGACCAGCGACGGCCTGGAAAACATCATCGCCACCCTCGCCGCCCACCCCAACATTCAGGTGCGCCTGTTCAACCCGCTGCACCTGGGCCGCGGCACCGGCCTGACGCGCAACCTCGGCCGGCTGTTCAACCTGGCCCAGCAGCACCGGCGCATGCACAACAAGC includes these proteins:
- a CDS encoding PLP-dependent aminotransferase family protein; the encoded protein is MTLYVNLAELLGSRIEQGFYRPGDRLPSVRALSVEHGVSLSTVQQAYRLLEDNGLAAPRPKSGYFVPTLRDLPALPAVGRPAQRPVDISQWDQVIELIRSIPRKDVVQLGRGMPDIEAPTLKPLLRSMARLSRHEDMPGLYYDTVQGTLGLREQIARLLLDSGCNLGAADLVITTGCHEALSSSIRAVCEPGDIVAVDSPSFFGAMQTLKGLGMKALEIPTDPITGISLEALELALEQWPVKAIQLTPSCNNPLGYVMPESRKRALLTLAQRYDVAIIEDDVYGELAFSYPRPRTIKSFDEDGRVLLCSSFSKTLAPGLRIGWVAPGRYLERVLHMKYISTGCTATQPQLAIADFIKDGHYEPHVRRMRAQYQRSRDLMTDWVMRYFPAGTRASRPQGGFMLWIELPEGFDTLRLNRALLEQQVQVAVGSIFSASGKYRNCLRMNFASKPDASIEQAVRRVGETATRLLAEMQRGIE